The nucleotide window AACGTAGAACCAGATGAAGAGGCGGGTAAAATACACGTAGCTGGGAGGAAATACCGTGTTTTTGATACGTTCGGATTTGCCCATTTGATCGCAGTGTTTTACCAGGAGCTCGTTGAGTTCCAGGAAGGCGAAGCCGTCGATGGCGGCGCTGTGGCGGAGTTGTTGAAGGTCTTTGGACTGGAGGTTGAGGATAGCGTTGGGTATGTTCTGTTGATTTTGTACGTAGTCTATTTCTTCTTTGGTGAGGTAGCGGGTATAATATTCATCGGGGAGTTTGCGGAGGGATGTTTTCAGGGCGTAGACAAAAGAGAGGTGGCGGTAGATCATGTGGCGGACAAAGGCGTGAAGCTCCGGATCATCTTTGGTATTGGCGTAATAGAGGAGGCTTCTGGCCCAGGAGCGGGAGTCGTTGACCAGGGCACCCCAGATCGTGCGGGCCTCCCACCAGCGGTCGTATGCCTGATTGTTGTTGAAACCGATAAAAAAGGCGATGGCGGTACCCAGTACGGCCGATACGGCCACGGGGATGGCTATATGAGCCGATAGCCAGTAAGTGTCCAGGAAATAAACAACGGTGCAGCAAAGGAGTAGCATGATGTCTACCTTCCAGGTGAAGGTAAAGATCTGGGTAGGTGTGAGACGGTGTTTCAGCAGCATATATCGGATTTATTTCTTCAGTAATTTGTCCTTTAAAATGGTATTCATGACACTGTCTTTTAATCCTCTGGAAACGGGTACAGCAGCGCCGCCCATGTCGATCATGTTCCCTTCTATGCTGGTAATTTTCCGGGTGTTGATGATGTACGACTTATGGGTCTGAACAAATTCCGGACCGGTTACGTTTTCCGCCACTGCTTTCAGGGTAGCATGTGTCAGATAGCGGCCGGTGGTCGTATGGATATATACGTAGTTTTCCATGGCTTCGATGTAGATGATATCTTCGAGCATGATCCGTACCAGTTTTTCCCCGGTTTTGATGTAGATGTCCCTTTCTATGGTGATGGCGGGTGTGGGTGGTTTAAATATTTCCCTGGCTCTGTTGGCTGCTTTCAGGAATCTCTCGAAGGAGATGGGTTTCATCAGATAATCGATGGCATCCAGCTCGAAGCCTTTGAGGGCGTACTGTTCGTAGGCGGTGGTAAAAATGACCTTGGGTGGCTGGGAGAGGCTTTCCAGGAGTTCTACACCGTTGATATAAGGCATTTCAATATCGAGGAATAGCAGATCTACCGGTTGGCGCCGGAGGAGATTGTTGAGTGACAGGGCATCTTCGCAGATGCCGGCGAGGGAAAGGAAATCGATTTTTTCCACATATCCGGCCAATCCTTTTCTTGCTACAGGCTCGTCGTCAGTGATGATACAGCTGATCTTCATAAGGCTATTTTTAAATCTGCCGAATAGTTATGCTGGCAGGCATTGATATCGAGCGCATGTTTGCCGGGATAGAGGAGGGCAAGGCGTCGCCGGAGGTTTTCGAGGCCTATCCCACCTTTGCGGTGTTTGACTGCTATCTGGGGTACGGCATTGCTTACATGAAATACGAGCCATCCGTTTTGCAGGCAGGCTGAAATATTGATCCAGTAGTCGCCACCAGCGTATTTGAAAGCGTTTTCTACCAATGGTAATAACAGTAACGGATAAACGTTTTGTTTGTTCAGCTGTTCATCAATTTTAACCTGCAGCTGGAGGTGGTCGTTCATACGGCTTTTCTGCAGATCGATATAGGACTGCATGTATTGCAGCTCCGCTCCTACCGTAACGGTCTGTTGATGATCGTACAGTTGGTAGCGGAGCAGTTCAGACAGTTTTTCGACAGTATGTTTGGCCGTGCCTACGCTTTCGTCCATCTGAAAATAAACGGTATTGAGTGCATTAAACAGGAAGTGCGGATGGAACTGGGCTTTGAGGAAACGCAGTTCTGTCTGCAGTTGGTCGTTGCTGATTTTCTCGAGCAGCAGCTGCTGTTCATAGCTCTTTTTCATGGAGGCATTGGCACGCTTGATCACGTAATACAGCAGGTAAAACAAGGTGGGAATCAGCGTGAAGTTGATCACATCATATAATTCGCAACCCCGCTTACCTGTAAAATGCTGGACAGGCAGGATAAAACCATCGGTCATCGCGATGATCACCCCTGCCACTACCAGGTATTCCTTTATGGCGGAAGGAGGTTTGGGTTGTTGTTGATATTTCCGGAGGAGGGAGTTCAGCACATAGGTATATACATATCCTGTTGTCAGCAGCAGACATTCTATAGTGGTCTCTTCCCAGCTTCTTTCCCAGAAGCGGAAGCCGGTAAGGACCGCATTTATCAGCCGCATGCTGGCGGCGATGATGAAAGTATATAAGAGAGGGAAAATGTATTTGCGCCAGAACTGTTCCATCAGATCAAGTTAGTAAAAAAATTCGGAAGGAGGCATGGGCACTTTCACCACCTTACCGGTGACCACCGGCGGTGTTCCGGGTTTTATACCAAAGAAAAAACGAGTCAGCACAAAAGGTTTGATGAGCAGATTAAATACAACGATCGCAATAAGGTAGGTGCTGAGCACCACGAAAATATATTCCATCACCATAGGGTATTCCCATTGCATAACATATCCCGAAATGAGCATGATCAGCGGTTGTTGCAGCATATAAAACGGATAGGCGAAGAGGTTGGCATATGGCCGTAGCGGATGTTCCAGGTCCAGATATTTTTTACCATAGCCGGTGAGCACAAACACCCAGAGCCCTGCGTGCAGCGGTTCCAGCATTATCTGCAGCCATCCCTGAGGATCAAAGTGGCGGAGGATGATGATGGTGATAATGGCGATCAGCAACAGGAGCAGCGAACAACGGCGATTGCGTTCCAGGCTGTCCATCAGCTGTGGCTGCAGCATGCAGCAAAATCCGGTCAGCAGCAACATCCACCAGTAAAGGAAACTGGTAGCATATCCTGGTAGCTGCAGGACGATGCTGGCAGCAAAAAGTCCGGCGATGGGGAGTAACAAGGCATATACCCGTCTGCCGGCAGCCAGTACCAGCAGCCGTTGCTGGGCTTTGCGGGCAGCAACGGTACGGGTCCAGTTCAGTAATGGAATCATCAGCACCATATAAATGGCCAGGCAAAAGATGACCCACAGGTGGTGCCAGTTTTCAGGCCGCAAAGCCATACGGACAGCTGTCGGATAAAACTGCCAGAAGCTTTTCTGGTTGCCGGTTTGGGTTTGTTCGAGATAAATCAGTGGTGGCAGTAACAACAGCATGCCGGTGATTAACGGAATCAGCAGCCGGCGTATCCACAACAAGACCATTTTCGTTTTATTACGTTTAAGTGCCATGTGCAGGGAAACGGCACCGGATATAAAGAAGAGTAATGGAATACAGCTGCTGTTGAGCATATAGTCTATTCTATCCGGTAGTGGTCCGGGGATGCCGGGGGTAAAAGGCCGGGCGGCAGTAAATAAAAAAACGCCCAGGATGGCCAATACCCGGAGCCAGTCCAGATAAGCCAGTCGGCAAGTATGGGTGTGCATCTGAAAATGATTTACACAAACCTACGTGCCGGCAGGTTGCCAGCAGGGCAGCTTTTGACCATCTGCAGAAATCCTTTGACGAAATGTAAAAATGTGAAAGAGGTCCGGGAAAGGTTCGGGGAAAAATAATCCGGTTACAATATCCTAAAAACCAGCTTTTTATAATTTTAATCACATATAGTCTATAGAATTAGTAGGATATTAGTTTTTTTGCTTTATCTTTGTTTCAGTATTCATCACGAGCGATAATATACCTGCAACGGCCATTTTATCAGCCATTAAAAACGAGCGAACATGTCTACTTTACATCGATATGCAGACTACCTGCCAGCACCAACACCAGAGCGTTTCCCCAGCCCTGTTAAAAACAGGGAACGTATCCAGCCACTGGCCGCAGGGCAGTTTTTTCCGGATTTTTATGTAGCAGAAGATAAAGTGATCAACAGGGCCTCTCTGCTGGGGGACCATGTTTCCGGTACTTCCCTGCACCTGCTCACTGCGCAGCCGTTGATCGTTGTATTTTATTCGGTTAACTGGAACGGCTATGGAGACGCACTGATTGCGCAGCTGGCAGAGAAACATGCGGCTATTGAAGCCGCAGGAGCGCGGTTGCTGGTATTGTCTGCAGAAGAGAAGAAACACTTTACGCAGTTTAATAAACAGCCGTTGCCTTTTGATATAGCCTGGGATGCACAACATCGCATCGCCCGTAAAGCCGGTATCTACCGGGAAACAGACCCTATCTGGGGCCGTGTAGCCGGTGTGAATGCCGACGTACCGATTCCGGGAGTATTCCTGATCACACCTTCACTTGAAATTACCTACAGCTTTACAGATGCTTATCTGCAGGAAGAATTCTCCATTGATCACCTGCTGGCTGCCGTGGAAAAAAAACTGGCTATTAGCGCTTGAGTCCCAGGGCTGAAGCCCTGGGCTAATATTGTGGACGAAACGCTTTGATTAAAATATTTGAGTTCCTTGATTATAGCCTATTTCAGCTTTGAAACCCGTAAGAATAGCATATTTAAACTAAAACCCTACTAATATATTTCAGCTGAAACCTATTATTACAACACATTTACCCACACATTATTTGCATATTTGATATCCAGGCTAAAAGCCTCGCTAGCGCCTATTATAGCCCAGGGCTTCAGCCCTGGGAACCTAAACGAAGGTTCGCGTGCCGGATGCGGTATAAGCCATACGGAACTCTTTGGGCGTACAATCTTTTTTCTTTTTGAAGATGCGATTGAAGTTGGAGATATTGTTAAACCCGCATTTATAAGCGATTTCATTGACCGTCTGTGTTGTTTCTATCAGCATGCGGGAGGCATGCCCCAGCCTGATTTCTATGAGTGTATCCACAAATGTTTTTCCGATTCTGGTTTTGAAAAAGCGGCTGAAAGCCACGTCTGTCATGGATGCCAGCTTAGCAGCTTCATGAAGGGAGATGTTTTTGTCGAAGTTGCTGTTGAGGTAAAGCATGACTTTCTCTACGCGGCGGCTGTTATAGGAAAATGTTTCCAGGTTCCGGAAGGTGGCATCGGAGAGGATGCGCATATTGCGGCTGGTAGACAGGTCGTGGAGGACAGACATTAATTCCAGTACAGAGTCGAAGCCTTGTTTTTGTGGCAGGTTGACCAGTCTGGGCATGATTTGCCGGGTGGTTTCTTCGGAAAAAAGGATGCCTCTCAGCGAGCGTTCAAACATGTTTTTAACGAAACTCATCTGGCTGCGTTGCAGGAACTTTTCATCAAACAGGTCGCGATGAAACTGGATGGTGATTTCCTTGATGGTGCCGCCTTTATGTTTATGGGTAAACCAGCCGTGTTGCAGATTGGGACCTACCAATACCAGTTCAATATTTTCAATGTCTTCCATATGGTCGCCGATGATACGCCGGGCGCCGGCAGCGTGCTGGATGAAGTTCAGTTCAAATTCATCATGATAGTGAAGCGGAAAGTCGAAGGCAGTTTTCTCCCGGGAAAAAAGGGAGAAGCAGTCACTTTGGGTCAATGGGGTGATCTCGCGTAATAACTTGCTTTTCATGTAAGCAGATTTTGGTTGATAGATAACGTGGAATCGGCTGATTTACTAACCCTTGTACAGATCGTAAGGATAAAAAAGCATTATTTTTTCTTGTTCCTGTAATAAAACGGGTTAGTGGAATTCAGTATATAATATTACTGATTATCGATGATTTTAACTACAGAAAATTATAAGGGAAGATTATCAAAGTATAATTAATAGATAAGAAAGTATTACATAGTTGTAGAAATAAAAATCACTTTTACAAAGTGACGATTTCCACGTTTATGTGCCGATAAGGGAAGACCGGTTGCATTTTATTTCCACTTAATCGTTTTATTACCTTGCCAACGGAATGTCTGTTTGTACGCAGGATTGGAGTTCCTGCGACAAACAGGCCCCCGTGCAGAGGATGCACTATTTTCCCGAGGGCCTTTTCAAAACGTTAGTGGGCAACAGGTTTAACCTGGCAGCCTGTAATAGTCGTGCTGCTGAGCTGTCGTTCGAGGGTATTGCCATCAATCAGTGCCCGGTGTTCGAGGATAAGACCATCTTTCAGGAGAAAGGAACGATAGCCGTGAGTGGTGGCAGTGATGCCTGTTGCAGGAATACCTCGCCACAAGCCAATATGTTTCATGTGCATGGAGATGCGGACCATGCACTTGTCTGGTTCGGCGAGGTGTTCCTCAATGATCGTCTGTGGTTGAAAGGACTGATGTGTGAGGGAAACCCATTCTTTCAATCCATTGGCATCTGGTGACAGCCCTTCGGGCAGGGAAAAATCCTTAAAGTCCGGATGCAGGAATATAGATAAGTTGCTGGTGTTACCTTCATTCCATACTTCCGCAATGAAGCGGGCGATCAGTTTTTTTTGTGTAGTCAGTTCCATAGTATTGGCTTTTAAACAAAGGTACCAGCATGGAACAGATGGTAATTGTGTCAAACGTCACAAAACGCGGCGACGGATACGGCTAAGGGTTTCCCGGGAGATACCGATATAGGAACTTAGTTGTGTAATAGATACACGTTGTATCAATTGAGGCTGGTGCTGCAGGATGTATTCGTAACGTTCTTCAGGGTTTAGCACTTTTAACCAGTCGGCATGGGCTTCGCTGATGATGGCCAGTTGTTCGAGTTGTGCTGTGCCATAAGCGGCTATGGCTGGTGATTGCTGATACAGTGCTGTCAGTTCTTCTTTGCGCCAGCGCAATAAGGTGGTGGCTTCTATTGCCTGCAGATGATAGAGGGATGGTTCGTTGTTACGCAGACTTTTCATGTTGGCGATAAATGCCTGTTCGAAGAAAAAAACGGTATTGATTTCTTTATTGTTATTATCGTAAAACGCGCGGCAGGCACCCTTTTCCACCAGCCATATATGTTGGCAGGTTTGGCCTTCTGTTAATATATAGTCACCTTGTTTGACCAATTGTGTTTGTGCCGCATTAAATAACATTTCTTTTGAAATGCTGTCCAGTTGGGCGTTTTGAAGGATGGATGCTTCAAAAGTGATAGCTGTTTTTTTCATGTATGATGTTATCGGGATTTTAAAAATACTCACTACTAGGTATTTTAACAATCATTCCCTTCACTTACCTTTGTTGGTACGAGAAATTTACAGACCAATACTGTCACACGAAGTTAATACTGTCACAGATCATCATATTTTTACCCCCAAAAAAGGGTCATCTTCCTCGTGAAGAGGACCCTTATCTGTTTTTTATATACATTTGCTGCAGAGAGAGCATCAAAAATCAACCACACTGATTATTTCCTATACACTATTATAGCAGGACATGAGTACGTATACCGTATTATCCGAGGCGACCAGTCTTGAAGACAAGCTGAAAGCCCTGCAGGCAATAGAGCGTGAATTGCCGGCAGTATTTATTGTTATGAACGTGGAGAAGGATTACGTGGAATATATGTCAGAGAACGGGCGGCGACAGCTGGACGTTTCGATGGAAACGTTGCAGGCCATGGGGCATAACTATTACGACACTTATTTTAGTCCTCACGATGTGGCTGACTATCTGCCTAAGATCACCGCCATGCTGACTGCTCCGGCTGAGAAGGACGCAGCAGTAACCTTTTTTCAGCAGGTGAGGCTGGCCCGTCACCTCGACTGGTCCTGGCACCTGGGCACTACCCGTGTATTTATGCGCAATGCAAGAGGAATACCTACCCATGTGATCACCTGCGCCATCCCCATCGATCCACTGCATCATGTTACCAGTAAAGTAAACCGGCTGCTGGAAGAAAACAATTTCCTGCGGAGAAATCAGCATATTTTTGCTGCACTTACAAAACGGGAAAAGGAAATCCTCCGCTTGATGGCATTGGGTTTCAGCGCAGGGGAAATAGCAGAAAAAGTGCATATCTCAGAAAAAACAGCCGTTACCCATCGCCGGAATATTAAAAGTAAGATAGGGGCCCAGTCGGGTTACGACCTGACCAGTTTTGCACAGGCTTTTGACCTCATCTGATCAGAATATATTTTACCCGGAATTCCTAAAAAATTAAAGGAAAGAATGCTGTCTGTATAAGGATAAATCGTATTTTCAGGCTGTATACCATATTTTTT belongs to Chitinophaga sp. HK235 and includes:
- a CDS encoding bestrophin family protein, which gives rise to MLLKHRLTPTQIFTFTWKVDIMLLLCCTVVYFLDTYWLSAHIAIPVAVSAVLGTAIAFFIGFNNNQAYDRWWEARTIWGALVNDSRSWARSLLYYANTKDDPELHAFVRHMIYRHLSFVYALKTSLRKLPDEYYTRYLTKEEIDYVQNQQNIPNAILNLQSKDLQQLRHSAAIDGFAFLELNELLVKHCDQMGKSERIKNTVFPPSYVYFTRLFIWFYVIMNTLMMTEAIGAWSILFGWVFGFVFHVTHLNGISLMNPFDYHPLGTPLDSISRTIEINLIELMGDEPIPQPVKTKADGLYIM
- a CDS encoding LytTR family DNA-binding domain-containing protein, yielding MKISCIITDDEPVARKGLAGYVEKIDFLSLAGICEDALSLNNLLRRQPVDLLFLDIEMPYINGVELLESLSQPPKVIFTTAYEQYALKGFELDAIDYLMKPISFERFLKAANRAREIFKPPTPAITIERDIYIKTGEKLVRIMLEDIIYIEAMENYVYIHTTTGRYLTHATLKAVAENVTGPEFVQTHKSYIINTRKITSIEGNMIDMGGAAVPVSRGLKDSVMNTILKDKLLKK
- a CDS encoding sensor histidine kinase, with translation MEQFWRKYIFPLLYTFIIAASMRLINAVLTGFRFWERSWEETTIECLLLTTGYVYTYVLNSLLRKYQQQPKPPSAIKEYLVVAGVIIAMTDGFILPVQHFTGKRGCELYDVINFTLIPTLFYLLYYVIKRANASMKKSYEQQLLLEKISNDQLQTELRFLKAQFHPHFLFNALNTVYFQMDESVGTAKHTVEKLSELLRYQLYDHQQTVTVGAELQYMQSYIDLQKSRMNDHLQLQVKIDEQLNKQNVYPLLLLPLVENAFKYAGGDYWINISACLQNGWLVFHVSNAVPQIAVKHRKGGIGLENLRRRLALLYPGKHALDINACQHNYSADLKIAL
- a CDS encoding acyltransferase family protein; this encodes MHTHTCRLAYLDWLRVLAILGVFLFTAARPFTPGIPGPLPDRIDYMLNSSCIPLLFFISGAVSLHMALKRNKTKMVLLWIRRLLIPLITGMLLLLPPLIYLEQTQTGNQKSFWQFYPTAVRMALRPENWHHLWVIFCLAIYMVLMIPLLNWTRTVAARKAQQRLLVLAAGRRVYALLLPIAGLFAASIVLQLPGYATSFLYWWMLLLTGFCCMLQPQLMDSLERNRRCSLLLLLIAIITIIILRHFDPQGWLQIMLEPLHAGLWVFVLTGYGKKYLDLEHPLRPYANLFAYPFYMLQQPLIMLISGYVMQWEYPMVMEYIFVVLSTYLIAIVVFNLLIKPFVLTRFFFGIKPGTPPVVTGKVVKVPMPPSEFFY
- a CDS encoding redoxin domain-containing protein, giving the protein MSTLHRYADYLPAPTPERFPSPVKNRERIQPLAAGQFFPDFYVAEDKVINRASLLGDHVSGTSLHLLTAQPLIVVFYSVNWNGYGDALIAQLAEKHAAIEAAGARLLVLSAEEKKHFTQFNKQPLPFDIAWDAQHRIARKAGIYRETDPIWGRVAGVNADVPIPGVFLITPSLEITYSFTDAYLQEEFSIDHLLAAVEKKLAISA
- a CDS encoding AraC family transcriptional regulator, which encodes MKSKLLREITPLTQSDCFSLFSREKTAFDFPLHYHDEFELNFIQHAAGARRIIGDHMEDIENIELVLVGPNLQHGWFTHKHKGGTIKEITIQFHRDLFDEKFLQRSQMSFVKNMFERSLRGILFSEETTRQIMPRLVNLPQKQGFDSVLELMSVLHDLSTSRNMRILSDATFRNLETFSYNSRRVEKVMLYLNSNFDKNISLHEAAKLASMTDVAFSRFFKTRIGKTFVDTLIEIRLGHASRMLIETTQTVNEIAYKCGFNNISNFNRIFKKKKDCTPKEFRMAYTASGTRTFV
- a CDS encoding ester cyclase encodes the protein MELTTQKKLIARFIAEVWNEGNTSNLSIFLHPDFKDFSLPEGLSPDANGLKEWVSLTHQSFQPQTIIEEHLAEPDKCMVRISMHMKHIGLWRGIPATGITATTHGYRSFLLKDGLILEHRALIDGNTLERQLSSTTITGCQVKPVAH
- a CDS encoding Crp/Fnr family transcriptional regulator, producing MKKTAITFEASILQNAQLDSISKEMLFNAAQTQLVKQGDYILTEGQTCQHIWLVEKGACRAFYDNNNKEINTVFFFEQAFIANMKSLRNNEPSLYHLQAIEATTLLRWRKEELTALYQQSPAIAAYGTAQLEQLAIISEAHADWLKVLNPEERYEYILQHQPQLIQRVSITQLSSYIGISRETLSRIRRRVL
- a CDS encoding LuxR C-terminal-related transcriptional regulator, whose product is MSTYTVLSEATSLEDKLKALQAIERELPAVFIVMNVEKDYVEYMSENGRRQLDVSMETLQAMGHNYYDTYFSPHDVADYLPKITAMLTAPAEKDAAVTFFQQVRLARHLDWSWHLGTTRVFMRNARGIPTHVITCAIPIDPLHHVTSKVNRLLEENNFLRRNQHIFAALTKREKEILRLMALGFSAGEIAEKVHISEKTAVTHRRNIKSKIGAQSGYDLTSFAQAFDLI